A region of Streptomyces cinnamoneus DNA encodes the following proteins:
- a CDS encoding helix-turn-helix domain-containing protein, which yields MGASDLAESLRSLKERSGLSYGVLAKRLHVSTSTLHRYCNGSAVPTEFAPVERLARLCKATPEELIQVHRQWILADAARGRKPRADGAPADAAQPEPTAPAEEEATTPVSGVADAPLIPTGTGSGGPTPPASSKGRPQRERRSRKVALAALAVTCVMGSTVLAVSLADGGDDGTRTRPAGASSPRGAEVSGPGKPGEPGTSPVATPSSSPEEEEEKGGGEPTASAGPDGTTSPSSAGKQDAGGDKGGDDQGDAPLTVHTRPYAYESPCSQSFLVNRSPGQMPKPPIEQDAPAWVSELGAVSAENQFVKVTLQGTGTNTVVLEELHVRVDGTNAPLAWNAYATGVGCGGDVATRSFGVDLDAGAPALTPIAGQRAFPYKVSRTDPEVFYVKADARRHDVRWHLEVQWSSGSRRGVLRIDDQGRPFRTSGSTGRPSYQQPPGAARWSPAPQG from the coding sequence GTGGGGGCAAGCGATCTCGCGGAGTCGCTGCGATCGCTGAAGGAGCGGTCCGGCCTGAGTTACGGAGTGCTGGCCAAGCGGCTGCACGTCAGTACGTCGACCTTGCACCGGTACTGCAACGGGTCCGCCGTGCCGACGGAGTTCGCTCCGGTCGAGCGGTTGGCGCGCCTGTGCAAGGCCACTCCGGAAGAGCTGATCCAGGTCCACCGGCAGTGGATCCTCGCGGACGCGGCGCGGGGCCGTAAGCCGCGGGCGGACGGAGCACCAGCCGATGCCGCCCAGCCGGAACCCACGGCTCCGGCAGAGGAGGAGGCGACGACACCGGTATCCGGCGTGGCGGACGCACCCCTCATTCCCACCGGCACGGGGTCGGGCGGGCCGACTCCCCCGGCCTCGTCGAAGGGCCGCCCACAGCGGGAACGGCGGTCCCGGAAGGTCGCCCTGGCCGCCCTGGCCGTCACCTGTGTGATGGGCTCCACCGTGCTCGCCGTCAGCCTCGCCGACGGCGGCGACGACGGCACAAGGACCCGGCCCGCTGGAGCCTCCTCTCCCCGGGGCGCCGAGGTGAGCGGGCCCGGCAAGCCCGGAGAGCCCGGGACGAGCCCGGTCGCCACGCCGTCCTCCTCCCCGGAGGAGGAAGAGGAGAAGGGGGGCGGCGAACCCACCGCCTCCGCCGGGCCGGACGGCACCACGTCCCCTTCATCCGCCGGCAAGCAGGACGCCGGTGGCGACAAGGGCGGCGACGACCAGGGCGACGCTCCGCTGACCGTCCACACCCGGCCCTACGCCTACGAAAGCCCCTGTTCCCAGAGCTTCCTGGTCAACCGGAGCCCCGGCCAGATGCCGAAACCTCCCATCGAGCAGGACGCTCCCGCCTGGGTGTCCGAGCTCGGAGCCGTCAGCGCCGAGAACCAGTTCGTCAAGGTCACCTTGCAGGGGACCGGCACGAACACGGTCGTGCTCGAAGAACTGCACGTCCGGGTGGACGGCACGAACGCGCCGCTCGCCTGGAACGCCTACGCCACAGGCGTCGGATGCGGCGGTGACGTGGCGACGCGGTCCTTCGGCGTCGACCTCGACGCCGGGGCACCCGCCCTCACCCCGATCGCCGGCCAGCGCGCGTTCCCGTACAAGGTCAGCCGGACCGACCCCGAGGTCTTCTACGTCAAGGCCGACGCCAGGCGGCACGATGTGCGATGGCATCTGGAAGTGCAGTGGTCCAGCGGCAGCCGGCGCGGGGTGCTCAGGATCGACGACCAGGGCAGACCCTTCCGCACCAGCGGTTCCACGGGCAGGCCCTCCTATCAGCAGCCGCCGGGGGCCGCCCGGTGGTCGCCCGCCCCCCAGGGCTGA
- a CDS encoding DUF4232 domain-containing protein, giving the protein MRASVRRPRLLAVASLALALTACEKGGGVREEGAASEPVASEPTQSPQTPAQDKPAATPGGTATAKAPATKATKGTGGSGTGKGGGRASAPAAGADPDAPANRVPCTADNTEVVATPVSRPLNHMLLTITNTGSTMCDLAGYPVVKFEGAQSVPPVMEHTKPQAVTSLRPGKKGYAGVILSAGDGRGGEGCTAQSLEIGFQGSDKMTEAALQAKGVHIDDSLRVTYWLTSVEDALS; this is encoded by the coding sequence ATGCGCGCCTCCGTCCGCCGGCCCCGTCTGCTCGCCGTCGCCTCCCTCGCGCTCGCCCTGACGGCGTGTGAGAAGGGAGGGGGCGTCCGCGAGGAGGGCGCCGCCTCGGAGCCCGTCGCCTCGGAGCCCACCCAGTCCCCGCAGACGCCGGCCCAGGACAAGCCAGCCGCCACGCCCGGCGGGACGGCCACCGCCAAGGCCCCCGCCACGAAGGCCACGAAGGGGACGGGTGGGTCGGGCACCGGCAAGGGAGGGGGTCGCGCGTCGGCGCCGGCCGCCGGCGCCGACCCGGACGCCCCGGCGAACCGCGTGCCCTGCACCGCCGACAACACCGAGGTCGTGGCCACCCCGGTCTCCCGCCCCCTCAACCACATGCTGCTCACGATCACCAACACGGGTTCCACGATGTGCGACCTGGCGGGCTACCCCGTCGTCAAGTTCGAGGGCGCCCAGTCCGTCCCGCCGGTCATGGAGCACACCAAGCCGCAAGCGGTCACCTCGCTCCGCCCCGGCAAGAAGGGCTACGCGGGCGTGATCCTGTCCGCCGGGGACGGTCGGGGTGGCGAGGGCTGCACGGCCCAGAGTCTGGAGATCGGCTTCCAGGGCAGCGACAAGATGACCGAAGCCGCCCTCCAGGCCAAGGGGGTGCACATCGACGACTCGCTGCGCGTCACGTACTGGCTGACCTCGGTTGAGGACGCCCTGTCCTGA
- a CDS encoding helix-turn-helix domain-containing protein, protein MPEEELHSIRIHLDRILAERGMTLTELSAHVGITVVNLSVLKNGRAKAIRFSTLSRICDVLRCQPGDLITHDPAD, encoded by the coding sequence ATGCCCGAAGAGGAACTCCACTCGATCCGGATCCACCTCGACCGGATCCTCGCCGAGCGCGGCATGACGCTCACCGAGCTGTCCGCACACGTGGGCATCACCGTCGTCAACCTGTCCGTCCTCAAGAACGGGCGGGCCAAGGCCATCCGCTTCTCGACCCTGTCGAGGATCTGCGATGTCCTCCGCTGCCAGCCGGGCGACCTGATCACCCACGACCCCGCCGACTGA
- a CDS encoding DUF2975 domain-containing protein: MNTRLTRTLASVTFVLAVLCGLAFVGTAVTHMLDDGAVCVQTDFWRNASIGEGLPIGKGVKASSSATRLCQDGPSTGQRAADLGGELPWLLFGSLALLLFSRLLKAVLRQGPFTDTVSRRLSVLGWFVALGAPLAGLVVGWSQSWLVGSMAPVVGSGPTVSGPMVLILAGLAAVIWGKIMRDGVRMREDLEGTI, from the coding sequence ATGAACACGCGACTCACAAGGACCCTGGCCTCGGTGACCTTCGTGCTGGCGGTGCTCTGTGGGCTCGCATTCGTCGGCACAGCGGTCACCCACATGCTCGACGACGGGGCGGTCTGCGTGCAGACGGACTTCTGGCGCAACGCCTCCATCGGGGAAGGCCTGCCGATCGGCAAGGGCGTGAAGGCGTCCAGCAGCGCCACGCGCCTGTGCCAGGACGGCCCCTCCACGGGTCAGCGCGCCGCCGACCTCGGGGGCGAACTGCCCTGGCTGCTGTTCGGCTCCCTCGCGCTGCTGCTCTTCTCCCGGCTGCTCAAGGCCGTCCTGCGGCAGGGCCCGTTCACCGACACGGTGTCGCGGCGGCTGTCCGTTCTCGGCTGGTTCGTCGCCTTGGGCGCCCCTCTGGCCGGCCTCGTCGTCGGCTGGTCGCAGTCCTGGCTCGTCGGGAGCATGGCGCCGGTCGTGGGTTCCGGGCCGACGGTCTCCGGACCGATGGTGCTCATCCTCGCCGGCCTCGCCGCAGTGATCTGGGGGAAGATCATGCGTGACGGCGTGCGCATGCGAGAGGACCTCGAAGGGACCATCTGA
- a CDS encoding helix-turn-helix domain-containing protein, whose amino-acid sequence MEDRRRDVDGATVGAPPSGTDPAGEQLRRLRRERGVSLVKLARSAFYSKGYLSKVENGEKPLTLELARACDQALETGGALERIVLHPTAGGERPRRREDDEACPYQGLSPFEQEDARWYFGREETVAHLASRLAQHLHRPGPLVLTAPSGAGKSSLLRAGLITALRRGVLPVDGSRNWPVSLFTPGEQPVAALLEQLAATTGASRRALEKSLQRGPGELAAMVRAEVTERFARAPEPETEHTGPAETPAAAPRTAAVVVIVDQFEEVFTLCQDAAERSSFIETLTALTEPPAPEDDGLPTAVVVLGMRADFYDRCLAFPGLASSLQDGHVALGPLSDAALREVIVGPARAAGLTVGPGLVEVLCRDLGRAPTGEAAGNPSRTSVLPFLSHALLGTWQHREGTALTVAGYQRTGGICEAVAATAEQAYVSLPAELRPIARRVLLQLVRIGEDHEASRRAARSNLLEGGTTREAVEAVLGVFIQARMLTADTDHVGLAHEVLLHAWPRLRQWIDEDRADLHAHQLLAEAAALWDQSGRDPSMLYRGNRLSAARDRQGDPGPAIALPAVVRRFLEASAELEATEERRDRDRVKRLRLLVSGLATLLVLTLVAGTSAFVEKRSAEEQRRMAASRELSARADLLNRDAPEAATLSALSAYRQAHTGQARGSIISAYARYRANEFTGHDKPVNAVAYSPDGRTLATASDDHTVKLWNVTSKRLITTLRGHTRGVDALAFSPDGKVLASGGEDGSAKLWHLPTNTVIATLAGHRGAVLTVVFSRDGGTLVTAGHDRDVKLWDTVTHQLTATLSGHTQQVMGAAFSADGRTLATVCNDHTVKLWDTATRKETGTLTGHSDSVMAVAFSADDRILATASADRTTMLWETATNRPLAVLTGHTDQVMDLAFSPTDRRLATASYDGTVRLWDPATGESTTTLRIGQPVQALAFSPDGRHLATALLSSRGSLPPTAGGQAGRADGTRIWDVSSGQAVATFPNGTTPPTSAVVSPDGRTLAVGDTDGLVTLWNLADDQPIVTLTGHSAAVTQLAFAPDGRTLASGSADRTVRQWNLSTFAEDAVFTGHGQAVLGVAFSPDGQLLAAAGADHTTRLWDTRSRRLVDTIIGDTDSAATVAFSPDGRTLASGNYNGSVRLWDVPARRTTTVLRGQNATTWAVAFSHDGRLLATAGADGDIRLWDAATHRPVTTLTGHTGEVRALAFSPDGRTLASGGADRTVRLWDTTGRRTEATLTGHEGDVTSVAFAPDGHTLATTSADRTVRLWELDADAVATRICQISATHQWPAKGCPGAGR is encoded by the coding sequence GTGGAAGACAGACGCCGCGACGTCGACGGCGCAACCGTCGGGGCGCCACCCTCGGGCACGGACCCGGCCGGGGAGCAGCTACGGCGGTTACGTCGCGAACGCGGTGTATCACTGGTCAAGCTCGCCCGCTCGGCGTTCTACAGCAAGGGATATCTGAGCAAGGTCGAAAACGGTGAGAAGCCGCTGACTCTGGAACTCGCGCGCGCCTGCGATCAGGCGCTGGAAACCGGCGGCGCACTCGAACGCATCGTTCTCCATCCGACCGCCGGCGGTGAAAGGCCCCGGCGGCGGGAGGACGATGAGGCGTGCCCGTACCAAGGGCTCTCGCCGTTCGAGCAGGAAGACGCCCGCTGGTATTTCGGGCGGGAGGAGACCGTCGCGCACCTGGCGTCCCGACTCGCCCAGCATCTCCACCGTCCGGGCCCCCTCGTGCTCACCGCTCCCTCCGGCGCGGGAAAGTCGTCCCTCCTGCGAGCCGGACTGATCACGGCGCTGCGCCGGGGGGTTCTGCCCGTCGACGGATCGCGGAACTGGCCGGTGAGCCTCTTCACGCCCGGGGAACAACCCGTGGCGGCACTCCTGGAACAGCTGGCCGCGACGACCGGGGCGAGCCGGCGGGCACTTGAGAAGTCCCTCCAGCGGGGGCCCGGGGAACTCGCGGCGATGGTGCGGGCGGAAGTGACCGAGCGGTTCGCCCGAGCCCCGGAACCGGAGACGGAGCACACCGGGCCGGCGGAAACTCCCGCCGCCGCCCCGCGCACGGCCGCGGTCGTCGTCATAGTCGACCAGTTCGAGGAGGTCTTCACCCTCTGCCAGGACGCCGCCGAGCGGTCGTCGTTCATCGAGACGCTGACCGCCCTGACCGAGCCCCCGGCGCCGGAGGACGACGGGCTGCCCACCGCCGTGGTCGTCCTGGGCATGCGGGCCGACTTCTACGACCGCTGTCTGGCCTTCCCCGGACTGGCCTCCTCGCTCCAGGACGGTCACGTCGCACTGGGTCCCCTGAGCGACGCCGCGTTGCGCGAGGTCATCGTGGGTCCGGCCCGGGCGGCCGGGCTGACGGTCGGGCCCGGGCTCGTCGAGGTGCTGTGCCGCGACCTCGGCCGGGCACCGACGGGCGAGGCGGCCGGAAACCCCTCCCGGACCAGCGTGCTGCCCTTCCTCTCGCACGCGCTCCTGGGCACCTGGCAGCACCGTGAGGGCACGGCCCTGACGGTCGCGGGCTACCAGCGGACCGGGGGCATCTGCGAGGCCGTCGCCGCCACCGCGGAACAGGCCTACGTCTCGCTGCCCGCGGAACTGCGTCCCATCGCCCGCCGCGTGCTGCTCCAGCTCGTCCGCATCGGCGAGGACCACGAGGCCAGCCGCCGGGCCGCCCGTTCGAACCTCCTGGAGGGCGGCACCACACGGGAGGCCGTCGAGGCCGTCCTGGGGGTGTTCATCCAGGCGCGCATGCTGACGGCGGACACCGACCACGTGGGGCTGGCCCACGAGGTCCTGCTGCACGCCTGGCCCCGGCTGCGCCAGTGGATCGACGAGGACCGGGCCGACCTCCACGCCCACCAGCTCCTCGCCGAGGCCGCCGCGTTGTGGGACCAGAGCGGGCGCGACCCCAGCATGCTGTACCGGGGGAACCGTCTGTCCGCGGCCCGGGACCGGCAGGGCGACCCCGGCCCCGCCATCGCCCTGCCGGCCGTCGTCCGGCGGTTTCTCGAAGCGAGCGCCGAGCTTGAGGCCACCGAGGAACGCAGGGACCGTGACCGTGTGAAGCGGCTGCGGCTGCTGGTTTCCGGGCTCGCCACCCTGCTCGTGCTCACGCTCGTGGCGGGCACGTCCGCCTTCGTGGAGAAGCGGTCGGCCGAGGAACAGCGCCGCATGGCGGCGTCCCGCGAACTGTCCGCCCGGGCCGACCTGCTCAACCGCGACGCGCCCGAGGCGGCGACGCTCTCCGCGCTCAGCGCCTACCGGCAGGCGCACACCGGCCAGGCGCGCGGGAGCATCATCAGCGCCTACGCGCGTTACCGGGCGAACGAGTTCACCGGCCACGACAAGCCCGTCAACGCCGTCGCCTACTCGCCCGACGGCCGGACGCTGGCGACCGCGAGCGACGACCACACGGTCAAGCTGTGGAACGTCACCTCGAAGCGCCTGATCACCACCTTGCGCGGGCACACCCGGGGCGTCGACGCCCTGGCCTTCTCGCCCGACGGCAAGGTCCTCGCCAGCGGAGGGGAGGACGGCAGCGCGAAGCTGTGGCACCTGCCGACGAACACGGTGATCGCCACGCTTGCGGGGCACCGGGGCGCCGTCCTGACCGTCGTCTTCAGCCGCGACGGCGGGACCCTGGTCACGGCCGGCCACGACAGGGACGTCAAGCTGTGGGACACCGTCACGCACCAGCTCACGGCCACCCTCAGCGGCCACACCCAACAGGTCATGGGAGCCGCCTTCTCGGCCGACGGCCGGACGCTGGCCACCGTCTGCAACGACCACACGGTCAAGCTGTGGGACACCGCCACGCGCAAGGAGACGGGCACCCTCACGGGCCACTCCGACTCCGTCATGGCCGTGGCCTTCTCCGCGGACGACCGGATCCTGGCCACCGCGAGCGCGGACCGGACCACGATGCTGTGGGAGACCGCGACGAACCGCCCGCTGGCCGTTCTCACCGGTCACACCGACCAGGTGATGGACCTCGCCTTCTCCCCCACGGACCGCCGGCTGGCCACCGCCTCCTACGACGGCACGGTGCGCCTGTGGGACCCGGCCACGGGGGAGTCCACCACCACGCTGCGCATCGGACAACCCGTCCAGGCCCTGGCCTTCTCGCCGGACGGCCGTCACCTCGCCACCGCCCTGCTCTCCTCCCGCGGCTCCCTCCCGCCCACCGCCGGCGGGCAGGCGGGACGGGCGGACGGGACCAGGATCTGGGACGTCTCCTCCGGGCAGGCCGTCGCCACCTTCCCCAACGGGACGACGCCCCCGACGTCGGCCGTCGTCTCGCCCGACGGCCGGACGCTGGCGGTCGGCGACACCGACGGTCTGGTGACGCTGTGGAACCTCGCCGACGACCAGCCCATCGTGACGCTGACCGGTCATTCCGCCGCCGTCACGCAGCTGGCGTTCGCACCGGACGGCCGGACACTGGCCAGCGGCTCCGCCGACCGGACCGTACGGCAGTGGAATCTCTCGACCTTCGCGGAGGACGCCGTCTTCACGGGGCACGGCCAGGCCGTCCTCGGCGTGGCGTTCAGCCCCGACGGGCAGCTCCTGGCGGCGGCGGGGGCCGACCACACCACCCGGCTGTGGGACACGCGCTCCCGCCGGCTCGTGGACACCATCATCGGTGACACCGACAGCGCGGCCACGGTGGCGTTCAGCCCGGACGGCCGGACCCTGGCCAGCGGCAACTACAACGGATCCGTGCGGCTGTGGGACGTCCCCGCGCGCCGGACCACCACGGTCCTGCGCGGGCAGAACGCCACCACCTGGGCGGTCGCCTTCAGTCACGACGGCCGGCTGCTCGCCACGGCCGGGGCCGACGGGGACATCCGGCTGTGGGACGCCGCCACCCACAGGCCCGTCACCACGCTCACCGGCCACACCGGCGAGGTGCGGGCCCTGGCGTTCAGCCCGGACGGCCGGACCCTGGCCAGCGGCGGCGCCGACCGGACCGTGCGGCTCTGGGACACCACCGGGCGCCGGACGGAGGCGACGCTGACGGGCCACGAGGGTGACGTCACCTCCGTGGCGTTCGCTCCTGACGGCCACACCCTGGCCACCACGAGCGCGGACCGGACCGTACGGCTGTGGGAACTCGACGCGGACGCCGTGGCCACCCGGATCTGCCAGATCAGCGCCACCCACCAGTGGCCCGCCAAGGGGTGCCCGGGGGCCGGCCGATAG
- the serC gene encoding phosphoserine transaminase — translation MAEIRIPADIKPADGRFGAGPSKVRTEALDALAATGTSLLGTSHRQAPVKNLVGRVREGVRELFSLPDGYEVVLGNGGSTAFWDIATHGLIASKSQHLSFGEFSSKFATAAKLAPWLAEPTVIASEPGTHPEPRAEAGVDVYALTHNETSTGVAAPLRRVPGADEDALVLVDATSGAGGLPVDIAETDVYYFAPQKSFAADGGLWLAAFSPAALERAARVHASGRHVPAFFSLPTAIDNSLKNQTYNTPALSTLFLLNEQLEWLNGQGGLDWAVRRTATSARALYGWAEASKHAEPFVTDPAKRSQVIGTIDFTDDVDAAAIAKALRANGIVDTEPYRKLGRNQLRVAMFPAIDPADVEALTACVDYVIERL, via the coding sequence GTGGCTGAGATCCGGATCCCCGCTGACATCAAGCCCGCCGACGGTCGTTTCGGCGCTGGCCCGTCCAAGGTGCGTACGGAAGCGCTCGACGCGCTGGCCGCCACCGGCACCTCCCTGCTGGGCACCTCACACCGGCAGGCACCGGTGAAGAACCTGGTCGGCAGGGTGCGCGAGGGAGTGCGGGAGCTCTTCTCCCTGCCCGACGGATATGAGGTGGTCCTCGGCAACGGCGGCTCCACCGCCTTCTGGGACATCGCCACCCACGGCCTGATCGCGTCGAAGTCCCAGCACCTGTCCTTCGGCGAGTTCTCCTCGAAGTTCGCCACGGCCGCGAAGCTCGCGCCCTGGCTGGCCGAGCCCACCGTGATCGCCTCCGAGCCCGGCACCCACCCCGAGCCGCGGGCCGAAGCGGGCGTCGACGTCTACGCCCTCACCCACAACGAGACCTCCACCGGTGTCGCCGCCCCGCTGCGCCGCGTCCCCGGAGCCGACGAGGACGCGCTGGTGCTGGTCGACGCCACCTCCGGTGCCGGCGGACTGCCCGTCGACATCGCCGAGACCGACGTCTACTACTTCGCCCCGCAGAAGTCCTTCGCCGCCGACGGCGGCCTGTGGCTGGCCGCCTTCTCCCCCGCCGCCCTGGAACGCGCCGCCCGCGTCCACGCCTCCGGCCGTCACGTCCCCGCGTTCTTCTCCCTGCCGACCGCCATCGACAACTCCCTGAAGAACCAGACCTACAACACCCCCGCCCTGAGCACCCTCTTCCTCCTCAACGAACAGCTGGAGTGGCTGAACGGGCAGGGCGGCCTCGACTGGGCGGTCCGCCGCACCGCCACCTCCGCGCGGGCGCTCTACGGCTGGGCCGAGGCGTCCAAGCACGCCGAGCCGTTCGTCACGGACCCCGCCAAGCGTTCCCAGGTCATCGGCACCATCGACTTCACCGACGACGTCGACGCGGCCGCGATCGCCAAGGCGCTGCGCGCCAACGGCATCGTCGACACCGAGCCCTACCGGAAGCTGGGCCGCAACCAGCTGCGGGTGGCGATGTTCCCGGCGATCGACCCGGCGGACGTGGAGGCGCTGACGGCCTGCGTGGACTACGTCATCGAGCGCCTGTAG